Proteins co-encoded in one Kutzneria chonburiensis genomic window:
- a CDS encoding TetR/AcrR family transcriptional regulator: MSSPPRRRVPLDTPERLTEVLTAAIDVVAEVGYERFNMDLVAQRAHVSKGSLYQRWPSKAHLIVAALDANRVEVEAPDTGAYLSDVRELAKRWLRTEVPGDRRGLLLALLEGGRRDPELVRLMSEQLGQGGVSPMTVVLEAAEKRGELPEGVDLELLGELPMALAVATLLFKDQPMDEALVDRIVDGLLAPLLGRPDHRQ, encoded by the coding sequence ATGTCGTCCCCACCGCGTAGACGCGTCCCGCTCGACACCCCGGAGCGCCTGACCGAGGTGCTGACCGCGGCGATCGACGTGGTGGCGGAGGTGGGTTACGAGCGTTTCAACATGGACCTGGTGGCGCAGCGGGCGCACGTAAGCAAAGGCAGCCTCTACCAACGCTGGCCGTCGAAAGCGCATCTGATCGTGGCGGCGCTGGACGCCAATCGGGTGGAGGTGGAGGCGCCGGACACGGGGGCGTACCTGAGCGACGTGCGGGAGCTGGCGAAGCGGTGGCTGCGCACCGAGGTGCCGGGCGATCGGAGAGGGCTGCTGCTGGCGCTGCTGGAAGGCGGCCGGCGTGACCCGGAGCTGGTGCGGCTGATGAGCGAACAGCTCGGCCAAGGCGGCGTGAGCCCGATGACGGTGGTGCTGGAAGCGGCCGAAAAGCGGGGTGAGCTGCCGGAAGGCGTGGATCTCGAGCTGCTCGGCGAGCTGCCGATGGCGCTGGCGGTGGCCACGCTGCTGTTCAAGGACCAGCCGATGGACGAAGCGCTGGTGGATCGGATCGTGGACGGGCTGCTGGCGCCCCTGCTGGGTCGGCCAGATCACAGGCAATAG
- a CDS encoding DinB family protein: MDRQAVHQEMERARATFHELLDSASARDLRRRSAGTLWSNKQLLFHMLLGYLIVRALRNLVVLFSRLPEPVGRSFARLLNAVTVPFDVVNFAGAWLAGTILPRRLLAGLFDRVIAALHRRLDHESDATLARRMAYPTRWDPFFREVMTLAQVYHFPTQHFDFHRAQLTLSRQGRGGGEQGL; this comes from the coding sequence ATGGACCGCCAGGCCGTTCACCAGGAGATGGAACGAGCCCGCGCGACGTTCCACGAGCTGCTGGACTCGGCGTCCGCCCGCGACCTGCGTCGTCGGTCGGCGGGCACACTGTGGTCGAACAAGCAGCTGCTGTTCCACATGCTCCTCGGATACCTGATCGTGCGGGCCCTGCGGAACCTCGTCGTGTTGTTCAGCCGGCTGCCCGAGCCCGTCGGCCGGTCGTTCGCACGGCTCCTCAACGCGGTGACCGTGCCGTTCGACGTGGTCAACTTCGCCGGGGCGTGGCTCGCGGGCACGATCCTGCCGCGGCGGCTGCTGGCCGGCCTGTTCGACCGGGTGATCGCCGCACTGCACCGGCGGCTGGATCACGAATCCGACGCGACGCTGGCCCGTCGGATGGCCTACCCCACGCGCTGGGATCCGTTCTTCCGCGAGGTCATGACCCTGGCGCAGGTCTACCACTTCCCCACCCAGCATTTCGACTTCCACCGCGCCCAGCTCACCCTCAGCCGGCAAGGCCGAGGCGGTGGTGAGCAAGGGCTGTAA
- a CDS encoding MFS transporter — translation MSDIPIRRSAAALGGFVVGCAVFSVAGLVPSLTIELDVSDAEAAQLLTVFGMTCTIVLPFIGRVDRGRLLPIGLVMLAVGNGLSVFAGNFFLLLAARIVLGVGAAFVVRVGGRGLAAGLAVGTALGAPLAAVIADQAGYRAVFVLLAVLATIGVADALLGVPPSTIDRHSIGYPQVLLAAGLKVILRAGGIATFTLLTTVLAAVAGLHGPTVEGLFLAGGAGVVIGALAARGRGTRSALVASVALTAAFVAALPLIHGSMAGTAAALALWGASAGAADASTRALIADPVLDETAGFLGIGLAGVIGGAVLVTAGPDALPQVTAALAVVVLITAAIGLAADSRREGHRGPGALPTGSKDAR, via the coding sequence ATGTCGGACATCCCGATTCGCCGCTCGGCGGCCGCGCTCGGCGGATTTGTGGTCGGGTGCGCAGTGTTCTCGGTCGCCGGACTGGTGCCGTCGCTGACCATCGAACTCGACGTTTCCGATGCCGAAGCGGCGCAATTGCTCACGGTTTTCGGAATGACCTGCACGATTGTTCTGCCATTCATCGGCCGGGTCGATCGCGGTCGACTGCTCCCGATCGGCCTGGTCATGCTGGCCGTCGGAAACGGCCTTTCGGTATTCGCCGGTAATTTCTTCTTGCTGCTCGCCGCGAGAATTGTGCTCGGTGTCGGCGCGGCTTTCGTGGTACGGGTCGGCGGTCGGGGTCTGGCCGCCGGACTGGCCGTCGGAACCGCGCTCGGAGCGCCGCTGGCGGCGGTGATCGCGGACCAGGCGGGCTATCGGGCGGTGTTCGTGCTGCTGGCTGTCCTGGCCACGATCGGCGTCGCCGACGCGCTACTCGGCGTACCGCCGTCCACGATCGATCGTCACTCGATCGGTTATCCGCAGGTGCTGCTCGCCGCCGGACTGAAGGTGATCTTGCGAGCTGGCGGGATCGCCACGTTTACGCTGCTCACAACAGTGTTGGCGGCTGTCGCAGGCTTACACGGTCCGACCGTTGAAGGGTTGTTCCTGGCCGGCGGCGCAGGGGTCGTGATCGGCGCACTGGCCGCGCGAGGACGTGGCACGAGATCGGCTTTGGTGGCGTCTGTCGCACTCACCGCCGCATTCGTTGCGGCACTGCCGCTGATTCACGGCTCGATGGCCGGCACGGCGGCCGCACTGGCGCTCTGGGGTGCGTCGGCCGGGGCGGCGGACGCGTCAACCCGGGCGCTGATCGCCGATCCGGTGCTCGACGAAACGGCCGGCTTTCTCGGCATCGGCCTGGCCGGAGTGATCGGCGGCGCGGTGCTCGTCACGGCAGGGCCCGACGCATTGCCGCAGGTCACAGCGGCATTGGCGGTAGTCGTGCTGATCACTGCCGCGATCGGTCTCGCGGCGGACTCCCGGCGAGAGGGCCACCGTGGCCCTGGGGCCCTCCCCACCGGAAGCAAGGACGCGCGCTGA